In Niallia sp. FSL W8-0635, one genomic interval encodes:
- the gpmI gene encoding 2,3-bisphosphoglycerate-independent phosphoglycerate mutase yields the protein MSKSPVALIILDGFALRSERMGNAVAQANKPNFDKYWNSYPHATLIASGEAVGLPEGQMGNSEVGHLNIGAGRIVYQSLTRVNVSIREGEFYKNETFVNAIKHVKENGKNLHLFGLLSDGGVHSHIEHMFALLRLAKEEGVENVYIHGILDGRDVGQKTAEKYIKATQEKIAEYGVGQFATISGRYYSMDRDKRWDRVEKSYRAMVYGDGPAYSDPLQVVEDNYNNGIFDEFVLPSVITQENGEPVATIKDEDAVIFYNFRPDRAIQISNTFTNEDFRSFDRGEKHPKNLYFVCLTHFSETVNGYVAFKPTNLDNTLGEVLSQNGLTQLRIAETEKYPHVTFFMSGGREAEFPGEKRILINSPKVATYDLQPEMSAHEVTDALLKEIEADNFDAIILNFANPDMVGHSGMLEPTIKAIETVDECLGKIITLIEQKGGKAIITADHGNSDEVVTLDGTPMTAHTTNPVPVIVTDKNAELRTDGILGDLAPTMLDLLGIDKPAEMTGTSIIKK from the coding sequence ATGAGTAAATCTCCAGTAGCTTTAATCATTTTAGATGGTTTTGCTTTAAGAAGCGAACGCATGGGAAATGCAGTAGCACAAGCAAATAAGCCTAATTTCGATAAATATTGGAACTCTTACCCTCATGCTACTTTAATAGCTAGTGGGGAAGCAGTTGGTCTTCCAGAAGGACAAATGGGTAACTCAGAAGTTGGACATTTAAATATCGGTGCCGGCCGGATCGTATATCAAAGTTTAACAAGAGTTAACGTTTCTATTAGAGAAGGCGAGTTTTACAAAAACGAAACTTTCGTTAATGCAATTAAGCATGTAAAAGAAAACGGCAAAAATCTTCATTTATTTGGATTATTATCCGATGGTGGAGTTCATAGCCATATTGAGCATATGTTTGCACTTCTTCGTTTAGCTAAAGAAGAAGGTGTAGAAAATGTATATATTCACGGTATTCTAGATGGTCGAGACGTCGGTCAAAAGACTGCTGAAAAATATATTAAAGCAACACAAGAAAAAATCGCAGAATACGGTGTAGGTCAATTTGCTACTATTTCTGGACGCTACTACTCAATGGATAGAGATAAACGTTGGGATCGCGTAGAAAAATCATACCGTGCTATGGTATATGGCGATGGACCAGCATACTCTGATCCATTACAAGTAGTAGAGGATAATTACAATAACGGAATCTTTGATGAGTTCGTACTTCCATCTGTAATCACACAAGAGAACGGGGAACCAGTTGCGACAATCAAAGATGAAGATGCTGTTATTTTCTATAACTTCCGTCCTGACCGTGCGATTCAAATTTCTAATACTTTCACAAATGAGGACTTCCGTTCTTTCGATCGTGGAGAAAAACATCCAAAAAATCTTTACTTTGTATGTTTAACTCATTTTAGTGAAACAGTAAATGGGTATGTTGCATTCAAGCCAACAAACTTAGATAACACATTAGGTGAAGTTCTTTCGCAAAACGGATTAACTCAACTTCGTATTGCTGAAACAGAAAAGTATCCACATGTTACTTTCTTTATGAGCGGTGGACGCGAAGCCGAGTTCCCTGGTGAAAAACGTATCTTAATCAATTCACCTAAAGTGGCAACCTATGATTTACAACCTGAAATGAGTGCGCATGAAGTTACAGATGCACTATTGAAGGAAATTGAAGCAGATAATTTTGATGCAATTATTCTAAACTTCGCTAACCCTGATATGGTTGGGCATTCCGGAATGCTTGAGCCAACAATCAAAGCGATTGAAACAGTAGACGAATGTTTAGGAAAAATTATCACTTTAATTGAACAAAAGGGTGGTAAAGCAATTATCACCGCTGACCATGGTAATTCTGATGAAGTGGTAACACTTGACGGAACACCAATGACAGCACACACAACAAATCCAGTTCCTGTAATCGTAACAGATAAGAATGCTGAATTACGTACAGATGGTATTTTAGGAGATCTTGCTCCTACTATGTTAGATTTATTAGGAATTGATAAGCCAGCAGAAATGACTGGTACATCTATTATTAAAAAATAA
- the eno gene encoding phosphopyruvate hydratase, which yields MPYIQQVYAREVLDSRGNPTVEVEVLTESGFFGRALVPSGASTGEYEAVELRDGDKSRYLGKGVLKAVENVNEVIAEAIIGMDVTDQVGIDRTMIELDGTENKGKLGANAILGVSMAAAHAAAEVVGLPLYRYLGGFNAKQLPTPMMNIINGGSHADNNVDFQEFMILPVGAPTFKEALRTGAEVFHALKSVLSAKGLNTAVGDEGGFAPNLGSNREALEVIIEAIKKAGYEPGKDVFLGMDVASSEFYNKETGKYDLAGEGRTGLTSEELVSFYEELVSEFPIISIEDGLDENDWEGHKLLTDRIGSKVQLVGDDLFVTNTKKLAEGIEKGIANSILIKVNQIGTLTETFEAIEMAKRAGYTAVVSHRSGETEDATIADIAVATNAGQIKTGSLSRTDRIAKYNQLLRIEDELGELAVYDGLKSFYNLKK from the coding sequence ATGCCTTATATTCAACAAGTTTATGCTCGTGAAGTATTAGATTCACGCGGTAACCCAACAGTAGAAGTAGAAGTATTAACTGAATCAGGATTCTTTGGTCGCGCACTAGTTCCATCTGGTGCTTCAACTGGTGAATACGAAGCAGTTGAATTACGTGATGGTGACAAATCTCGTTACCTTGGTAAAGGTGTTCTTAAAGCAGTAGAAAACGTAAACGAAGTAATTGCTGAAGCAATTATCGGTATGGACGTTACAGATCAAGTTGGAATCGACAGAACTATGATCGAACTTGATGGTACAGAAAACAAAGGTAAATTAGGAGCTAACGCAATCCTTGGTGTATCTATGGCTGCTGCACATGCTGCTGCTGAAGTTGTAGGTCTTCCATTATACCGTTACCTTGGTGGATTCAATGCTAAACAATTACCAACTCCAATGATGAACATCATCAACGGTGGTTCACATGCTGATAACAACGTTGACTTCCAAGAATTCATGATTTTACCAGTAGGAGCTCCAACTTTCAAAGAAGCTCTACGTACTGGTGCAGAAGTATTCCATGCTTTAAAATCAGTTCTTTCTGCTAAAGGTTTAAACACAGCTGTAGGTGACGAAGGTGGATTCGCTCCAAACCTTGGTTCTAACCGTGAAGCATTAGAAGTAATCATCGAAGCAATCAAAAAAGCTGGATACGAGCCAGGTAAAGACGTATTCTTAGGAATGGACGTTGCTTCTTCTGAATTCTATAACAAAGAAACTGGTAAATACGATCTTGCAGGAGAAGGCCGCACTGGTTTAACTTCTGAAGAATTAGTAAGCTTCTACGAAGAATTAGTTAGCGAATTCCCAATCATCTCTATTGAAGATGGTTTAGATGAAAACGACTGGGAAGGTCACAAATTATTAACAGACCGTATCGGTTCAAAAGTACAATTAGTAGGTGACGATTTATTCGTTACAAACACTAAAAAATTAGCTGAAGGTATTGAAAAAGGAATTGCAAACTCAATCCTTATCAAAGTTAACCAAATTGGTACTTTAACTGAAACTTTCGAAGCTATCGAAATGGCTAAACGTGCTGGCTACACAGCAGTAGTTTCTCACCGTTCTGGTGAAACAGAAGATGCTACAATCGCTGACATCGCTGTTGCTACAAACGCTGGTCAAATCAAGACTGGTTCATTATCTCGTACAGACCGTATTGCTAAATACAACCAACTTCTTCGCATCGAAGACGAGCTTGGCGAATTAGCAGTATATGATGGTCTTAAATCTTTCTACAACCTTAAGAAATAA
- a CDS encoding DoxX family protein produces MILSIILQVLLGVGFLMFGFMKLGSKQMVEGFKHYGYPGWFRVFTGLVEILSAVFVIVGIWNETVAAWGGLLIVVTMIGAIITHIKIKDAVKSMMMPIILLLLGFIVLFINFESLL; encoded by the coding sequence ATGATATTATCAATTATTTTACAAGTTTTATTAGGGGTAGGATTCCTAATGTTTGGCTTTATGAAGTTGGGTTCAAAGCAAATGGTTGAGGGATTCAAGCATTATGGGTATCCAGGATGGTTTAGAGTGTTCACAGGTTTAGTGGAAATTCTTTCAGCTGTATTCGTTATTGTAGGTATTTGGAATGAAACAGTGGCTGCTTGGGGCGGATTATTAATCGTTGTCACAATGATTGGAGCAATTATTACACATATTAAAATTAAAGATGCGGTTAAAAGTATGATGATGCCAATCATTTTATTACTATTAGGGTTCATTGTATTATTTATTAATTTTGAATCATTGCTTTAA
- the secG gene encoding preprotein translocase subunit SecG, with protein sequence MHTVLITLLIIVAIALIVVVLLQNGKSAGLSGAISGGAEQLFGKQKARGLELILHNATIVLAILFFVLTIAVSYFDL encoded by the coding sequence ATACACACAGTTTTGATTACTTTATTGATTATCGTGGCGATTGCATTAATCGTAGTAGTACTTCTTCAAAATGGTAAGAGTGCTGGACTATCTGGAGCAATTTCTGGTGGTGCAGAGCAGTTATTTGGTAAGCAAAAAGCACGTGGTTTAGAATTAATCCTTCACAATGCAACAATCGTTTTAGCAATTTTATTCTTTGTATTAACGATTGCAGTTAGTTATTTTGATCTATAA
- the rnr gene encoding ribonuclease R, translating to MKDEAYKPLTVQELEEAFGIEDSSHFKDFVKALVQMEEKGLVVRTRSNRYGLPERMNLIRGKLAGHAKGFAFVIPEEQGMDDIFIPPNEVKTALNGDIVLARVTSESSGQRREGTIVRIIERGVQQIVGTYSESKHFGFVIPDDKKIATDIFIPKGSTKGAIEGHKVVVKLTSYPEGRKNAEGEVIKILGHKNDPGVDILSVIHKHGLPLAFPDNVLDQANSAPDTIDEKEIANRRDLRNETIVTIDGADAKDLDDAVTVTILENGHYKLGVHIADVTYYVTENSPIDVEAEERGTSVYLVDRVIPMIPHRLSNGICSLNPKVDRLTLSCEMEISPEGEVVKHEIFQSVIKTTERMTYADVNSILHEKDEALRAKYEGLVPMFERMEELAAILRKKRMTRGAIDFDFKESKVLVDEDGKPQDVILRERSVAEKLIEEFMLVANETVAEHFHWMQVPFIYRIHEDPKEEKLRRFFEFITNFGYIVKGTANSVHPRALQEIIEAVQGTPEEMVISTVMLRSMQQAKYYPESLGHFGLSTEFYTHFTSPIRRYPDLIVHRLIRTYLIEGDISSATQEKWNSRLTEIAEHSSSMERRSVEAERETDELKKSEYMLDKIGEEYDGIISSVTNFGMFVELTNTIEGLVHVSYLTDDYYRYDERHFAMIGERTGKVFRIGDEITVRVVNVNKDERAIDFEIVGMKGTRRRDPKKDGKVFSTGSVSRAPRKGKSDRDTDRKGKPGESRRKGKNDRKHFENAPKAKRKKKKR from the coding sequence ATGAAAGACGAAGCTTATAAACCATTAACGGTACAAGAATTAGAAGAGGCTTTTGGAATAGAGGATTCTTCACATTTTAAAGACTTCGTGAAGGCACTTGTTCAGATGGAAGAGAAGGGACTCGTTGTTCGTACGAGAAGCAATCGTTATGGTTTACCGGAAAGAATGAACCTTATCCGTGGTAAACTTGCAGGTCATGCAAAAGGGTTTGCTTTCGTTATCCCAGAAGAACAAGGGATGGATGATATTTTTATTCCACCGAATGAAGTGAAAACAGCATTAAACGGAGACATTGTTTTAGCTCGTGTAACTTCTGAGAGTTCAGGGCAAAGAAGAGAAGGTACAATCGTCCGAATTATTGAAAGAGGCGTACAGCAAATAGTTGGTACATATTCGGAAAGCAAGCATTTTGGCTTTGTGATACCAGATGATAAGAAAATAGCCACAGATATTTTTATCCCAAAAGGTAGCACAAAAGGGGCTATTGAAGGGCATAAAGTAGTTGTTAAATTAACTTCCTATCCAGAAGGCAGAAAGAATGCAGAAGGGGAAGTTATCAAAATACTTGGCCATAAGAATGATCCAGGTGTTGATATCTTATCGGTAATACATAAGCATGGATTACCACTAGCTTTTCCTGATAATGTGCTAGATCAAGCGAATAGTGCTCCAGATACGATAGATGAAAAGGAAATTGCAAACAGACGCGATTTACGTAATGAAACAATTGTCACCATTGATGGTGCAGACGCAAAAGATTTGGATGATGCGGTTACTGTTACAATTTTAGAAAACGGTCATTATAAATTAGGGGTTCATATTGCCGATGTTACTTACTATGTAACAGAAAATTCCCCTATTGATGTGGAAGCAGAGGAAAGAGGAACGAGTGTTTATTTAGTAGACCGCGTGATTCCAATGATTCCGCATCGTTTATCAAATGGAATATGTTCCTTAAATCCAAAAGTAGATCGCTTGACTCTTTCCTGTGAGATGGAAATCTCACCAGAGGGGGAAGTAGTGAAGCATGAAATTTTCCAAAGTGTCATTAAGACGACAGAGAGAATGACCTATGCTGATGTGAATTCGATTTTACACGAAAAAGATGAAGCATTGAGAGCTAAATACGAAGGGCTAGTGCCTATGTTTGAGCGTATGGAAGAGCTAGCTGCAATTCTTCGTAAAAAACGGATGACACGCGGTGCAATTGACTTTGATTTTAAAGAATCAAAGGTACTTGTAGATGAGGATGGAAAGCCACAGGATGTTATTTTACGAGAACGTTCTGTTGCAGAAAAACTAATCGAAGAGTTTATGCTCGTTGCCAATGAAACAGTGGCTGAACATTTTCATTGGATGCAGGTTCCGTTTATTTATCGTATTCACGAAGATCCAAAAGAAGAAAAGCTACGAAGATTCTTCGAGTTTATTACCAACTTTGGCTATATTGTGAAGGGGACAGCAAATTCAGTACATCCTAGAGCATTACAAGAAATAATTGAAGCAGTTCAGGGAACTCCTGAGGAGATGGTTATTTCAACGGTAATGCTGCGTTCCATGCAACAGGCGAAATACTACCCTGAGAGTCTAGGTCATTTTGGTTTATCAACTGAATTCTATACGCATTTTACTTCACCTATCAGACGTTATCCAGATTTAATTGTACACCGCTTGATTCGTACGTATTTAATTGAAGGGGATATTAGTTCTGCTACGCAGGAAAAATGGAATAGCCGCTTAACGGAGATTGCCGAGCACTCTTCCAGTATGGAAAGAAGATCAGTAGAGGCAGAGCGTGAAACAGATGAGTTGAAGAAATCAGAATACATGCTTGATAAAATCGGTGAGGAATATGATGGTATTATTAGCTCCGTTACGAATTTTGGAATGTTTGTAGAGCTAACCAATACAATCGAAGGACTCGTCCATGTTAGCTATTTGACTGATGATTACTATCGTTATGATGAACGCCATTTTGCCATGATTGGGGAAAGAACAGGAAAAGTCTTCCGTATTGGAGACGAAATTACAGTGCGTGTCGTAAATGTAAATAAAGATGAACGCGCAATTGACTTTGAAATTGTCGGCATGAAGGGAACACGCCGCAGAGATCCAAAGAAAGACGGCAAGGTATTCTCCACTGGTAGTGTCTCTCGTGCACCGCGCAAAGGTAAATCAGATAGAGACACGGATCGTAAAGGAAAACCAGGAGAATCGCGACGAAAAGGAAAGAATGATAGAAAACACTTTGAGAATGCACCAAAAGCAAAGAGAAAGAAAAAGAAACGTTAA
- a CDS encoding alpha/beta hydrolase: MKIVEQKPLTFKGDNNRAVLLLHGFTGNTSDVRLLGRYLNTKGYTCYVPLYKGHGVPPEELVESGPKDWWKDVTEAYQHLKDMGYEEIAVGGLSLGGVFSLKLGYTVPVKGIVTMCAPMYIKSEKVMYEGVLEYARNYKQREKKSEEVIEQEMAQFKPMNTLKELQNLIKEVRESVDLIYSPVFVIQARHDQMIDTNSANIIYEEVESIHKDIKWYENSRHVITHDKEKEQVFEDFYQFLEKLDWKE, translated from the coding sequence ATGAAAATAGTAGAACAGAAACCATTAACGTTTAAAGGAGATAATAATCGTGCTGTGCTGTTACTGCATGGCTTTACAGGCAATACATCTGATGTGCGTTTGCTAGGTAGATATTTAAATACAAAGGGGTATACATGCTATGTTCCTTTATATAAAGGTCATGGTGTGCCGCCAGAGGAATTAGTGGAGTCTGGACCGAAAGATTGGTGGAAGGATGTAACAGAAGCCTACCAGCATTTGAAAGATATGGGGTATGAAGAAATTGCCGTTGGTGGACTATCCTTAGGAGGGGTATTTTCCCTTAAATTAGGTTACACTGTACCTGTAAAGGGTATCGTAACGATGTGTGCTCCAATGTACATTAAGAGTGAAAAAGTAATGTATGAAGGAGTACTCGAATATGCCCGAAATTATAAGCAACGTGAGAAGAAATCAGAAGAAGTCATCGAGCAGGAAATGGCACAGTTTAAGCCGATGAATACACTAAAGGAATTACAGAATCTAATAAAAGAAGTGAGAGAATCTGTTGATCTTATTTATTCACCAGTTTTTGTTATCCAAGCCCGGCATGATCAAATGATTGATACAAATAGTGCTAATATTATTTATGAAGAAGTGGAATCGATTCACAAAGACATAAAGTGGTATGAAAACTCACGTCATGTTATTACACATGATAAAGAGAAGGAACAGGTTTTTGAAGATTTCTATCAGTTTTTAGAAAAACTAGATTGGAAAGAATGA
- a CDS encoding MarR family winged helix-turn-helix transcriptional regulator: MENQNDLDLRLFRIWLKASKAVVTNIQKDIESHKINSENFMILELLYSKGPHPVQKISEVFSIPSGSITYVVDKLEKKGLVERQPNPNDRRASNVVLTKEGRALFDEIFPKHVATISENLSFISNEEKVLLADLLKKIGMGAEGLEK, encoded by the coding sequence GTGGAAAATCAAAATGATCTGGATTTGAGATTGTTTCGCATATGGTTGAAGGCTTCCAAGGCTGTTGTTACCAATATTCAGAAGGATATTGAAAGTCATAAAATCAATAGTGAAAATTTTATGATTCTTGAATTGCTTTACAGTAAAGGACCACATCCTGTTCAAAAGATTAGTGAGGTTTTTTCAATCCCTAGTGGAAGTATTACCTATGTAGTAGACAAGCTAGAAAAGAAAGGGCTTGTAGAAAGACAGCCCAACCCCAATGATAGAAGAGCATCTAACGTCGTCCTGACGAAGGAAGGACGAGCGCTGTTTGATGAGATTTTTCCTAAACACGTTGCAACCATTTCGGAAAATTTATCCTTTATCTCAAATGAGGAAAAAGTACTGCTAGCTGATCTATTAAAGAAAATTGGAATGGGTGCAGAAGGTTTGGAGAAATAG
- a CDS encoding aldehyde dehydrogenase family protein — MPNEPITIHAIINGEKVPTEKQAPRENPTHPDEIVGYAPLNTKEETVQAIDAAYDALKKWAWTKVEDRIERMERAIQKIKDATPEIATLLSREHGKALYDSKGEIAISLMWMEFACKNVKKVVSPQEKVHENGRTIITYDPVGVVSAISPWNYPISLSTIKIAPALLTGNTMVVKPSPFAPLAVSKVVEIIANEFPPGVLNLVHGDAEVGVELTSNPKVAKIAFTGGTKTAKSIMKAASETIKKMTLELGGNDAAIVLEDFDVNDERAMRRMVISNFLTAGQICMIAKRIYVHRSIYDTFVEKYIEAANKWIRVGDPFNPDVTVGPVNNINQVKYVRSLVENAKSKGAKVIPLGKILNPDLMDNGYFLQPTLVLGADYHDPIVVEEQFGPTVPILPFDDEEQVIELHNESIYGLTSSVWGEEEHAVNVARRIEAGTTMINTAAVQGLDVQFPFGGVKQSGVGREYGEEGLKSYVETHVINLPKTLELPYIPE, encoded by the coding sequence ATGCCAAATGAACCAATTACCATACATGCCATTATCAATGGAGAGAAAGTACCAACGGAAAAACAGGCTCCTCGTGAAAATCCTACCCATCCTGATGAGATTGTAGGATACGCTCCACTTAATACGAAAGAGGAAACGGTACAAGCGATAGATGCAGCATATGATGCTTTAAAAAAATGGGCATGGACGAAAGTAGAGGATCGAATTGAAAGAATGGAGCGGGCTATCCAAAAAATAAAGGACGCAACCCCTGAAATAGCTACCTTATTATCAAGAGAACATGGGAAGGCATTATATGATTCTAAAGGAGAAATCGCTATTTCACTTATGTGGATGGAATTTGCTTGCAAGAATGTGAAGAAGGTTGTTAGTCCACAGGAAAAAGTGCATGAAAATGGAAGAACCATTATTACCTATGATCCAGTGGGGGTTGTTTCTGCCATTTCACCATGGAATTATCCAATTTCTTTATCCACCATCAAAATTGCTCCAGCATTATTGACTGGAAATACTATGGTTGTTAAACCTAGTCCATTTGCACCTTTAGCTGTTAGCAAAGTGGTTGAAATAATTGCAAATGAATTTCCCCCTGGTGTTCTCAATCTTGTCCATGGGGATGCAGAAGTGGGTGTGGAGCTAACATCTAATCCTAAGGTTGCGAAAATTGCCTTTACTGGTGGAACAAAAACTGCCAAAAGTATTATGAAAGCTGCATCAGAAACAATCAAAAAGATGACCTTGGAGCTAGGCGGAAATGATGCTGCAATTGTCTTAGAGGATTTTGATGTTAACGACGAAAGAGCTATGAGAAGAATGGTCATTTCAAACTTTTTAACAGCAGGACAAATTTGTATGATTGCTAAACGGATATATGTCCATCGTTCCATCTATGATACCTTTGTAGAAAAATATATAGAAGCTGCAAATAAATGGATAAGGGTTGGTGATCCTTTTAATCCAGATGTGACTGTCGGTCCTGTAAATAATATAAACCAGGTGAAATATGTACGCAGCCTTGTAGAAAATGCTAAAAGTAAAGGTGCAAAAGTTATTCCATTAGGGAAAATACTAAATCCGGACCTAATGGACAACGGTTATTTCCTTCAGCCAACTTTAGTACTAGGAGCAGATTATCATGATCCGATTGTAGTCGAAGAGCAATTTGGACCAACTGTACCAATATTGCCATTTGATGATGAAGAGCAAGTAATCGAATTGCATAATGAAAGTATATACGGTTTAACAAGCTCTGTTTGGGGTGAGGAAGAGCATGCTGTAAATGTAGCACGCAGAATTGAAGCAGGTACAACCATGATTAATACAGCGGCTGTTCAAGGTCTGGATGTTCAGTTCCCATTTGGAGGAGTGAAGCAGTCTGGTGTAGGAAGAGAGTATGGGGAGGAAGGATTAAAATCTTATGTAGAGACACATGTCATCAATCTTCCGAAAACGCTAGAGTTACCATATATTCCTGAGTAA
- a CDS encoding LAGLIDADG family homing endonuclease: protein MEQWEAAYLAGIIDGEGSITLTKMHKGEYRRLCITIPSTDKELLDYLHQLIGGVLIRKKNYEPDIHKNSYTLVIKKKNDVFFILERISPFLRIHKKRNRALWILNNYNKVTPRNGKYNKIMLKEKQYFESEFFNL, encoded by the coding sequence TTGGAACAATGGGAGGCTGCATATCTCGCAGGAATTATTGATGGAGAAGGTAGTATTACTTTAACAAAAATGCATAAGGGGGAATACAGAAGACTATGTATTACTATCCCCTCCACAGATAAAGAGTTACTAGATTACCTTCACCAATTGATAGGTGGTGTATTAATACGGAAAAAGAACTACGAACCTGATATTCATAAGAATTCTTATACGTTAGTAATAAAAAAGAAAAATGATGTATTTTTTATTTTGGAGCGAATCTCTCCCTTTTTACGAATCCATAAGAAAAGAAATAGAGCCCTATGGATTTTAAATAACTACAATAAAGTTACACCTAGAAATGGAAAATATAATAAAATAATGCTTAAAGAGAAACAATATTTTGAATCTGAATTCTTTAATCTCTGA
- the smpB gene encoding SsrA-binding protein SmpB, producing MPKGEGKLVAQNKKANHDYFIEETYEAGLVLQGTEIKAIRAGRVNLKESYARIINGEVFLLGMHISPYEQGNRYNHDPLRTRKLLLHRKQINKLIGDTKEVGYSLVPLKIYFKNGFAKVLIGLGKGKKNYDKRETLKRKEANRSIERALRERQKM from the coding sequence ATGCCAAAAGGTGAAGGGAAATTAGTTGCACAGAATAAAAAAGCAAATCATGATTACTTTATTGAAGAGACTTACGAGGCAGGACTTGTTCTTCAAGGTACAGAAATTAAAGCAATTCGTGCTGGAAGAGTAAACTTAAAGGAATCATATGCGCGCATTATTAATGGAGAGGTATTCCTGCTCGGGATGCATATTAGCCCATATGAGCAAGGGAACCGTTATAATCATGATCCTTTAAGAACAAGAAAGCTTTTATTACATCGAAAACAAATCAATAAATTAATTGGGGATACAAAAGAAGTAGGTTACTCTCTAGTCCCGCTAAAAATTTATTTTAAAAATGGTTTTGCAAAGGTTTTGATTGGTCTAGGTAAGGGTAAAAAGAACTATGATAAGCGTGAAACCTTAAAACGTAAAGAAGCAAATCGTAGCATCGAACGTGCTTTACGTGAAAGGCAAAAAATGTAA
- the tpiA gene encoding triose-phosphate isomerase, producing the protein MRKPIIAGNWKMNKTLPEATEFILEVKASVPSSEKVDTVVCAPALFLGQLVELTDGTDVKIGAQNMHFEKNGAFTGEISPVALENIGAKYVVLGHSERREFFNETDESVNKKTLAAFENGLTPIVCCGETLEQRENGETNDFVASQVTKALNGLTPEQAKATVVAYEPIWAIGTGKSSTSADANEVCAHIRKVVSEQFSPEVAESIRIQYGGSVKPENIKEYMAQPDIDGALVGGASLEAQSFLALLEAGKNE; encoded by the coding sequence ATGCGCAAGCCAATTATTGCAGGTAACTGGAAAATGAACAAAACACTTCCTGAAGCGACTGAGTTCATTCTAGAAGTAAAAGCTTCTGTACCATCAAGTGAAAAAGTAGATACAGTTGTATGTGCTCCTGCGTTATTTTTAGGACAATTAGTAGAATTAACAGATGGCACAGATGTAAAAATCGGTGCTCAAAACATGCATTTCGAAAAAAATGGTGCATTCACTGGCGAAATTAGCCCAGTTGCATTAGAAAATATCGGTGCTAAATATGTAGTGCTTGGTCATTCTGAGCGTCGTGAGTTCTTTAACGAAACAGATGAATCTGTTAACAAAAAGACACTTGCTGCTTTTGAAAATGGCTTAACTCCAATCGTTTGCTGTGGTGAAACACTTGAGCAAAGAGAAAACGGCGAAACAAATGATTTCGTTGCATCTCAAGTAACAAAAGCACTTAACGGCTTAACTCCAGAACAAGCGAAAGCAACAGTTGTTGCATATGAGCCAATCTGGGCAATTGGAACAGGAAAATCTTCTACTTCTGCTGATGCAAACGAAGTATGTGCACATATTCGTAAAGTAGTTAGTGAACAATTTTCTCCAGAAGTTGCTGAGAGCATCCGTATTCAATACGGCGGTAGCGTAAAGCCTGAAAACATTAAAGAATATATGGCACAGCCAGATATCGACGGAGCATTAGTAGGTGGCGCTAGCCTAGAAGCTCAAAGCTTTTTAGCTTTATTGGAGGCAGGTAAGAATGAGTAA